A genomic segment from Deltaproteobacteria bacterium PRO3 encodes:
- a CDS encoding acylphosphatase — MQVRAVIRGRVQGVFYRAWTQQTARSLGLSGWVRNLPDGSVELLAQGPAEPLRELLRLCRVGPPAARVQAVEEEWSEAESKFADFSIECP, encoded by the coding sequence ATGCAAGTCCGCGCCGTCATTCGGGGTCGGGTCCAGGGCGTCTTTTACCGCGCCTGGACCCAACAGACCGCCCGTTCCCTGGGGCTGAGCGGCTGGGTCCGCAACCTCCCGGACGGATCCGTCGAACTGCTCGCCCAAGGCCCGGCAGAACCTTTGCGGGAGTTGCTGCGTCTCTGCCGAGTGGGGCCTCCCGCCGCCCGGGTCCAGGCGGTGGAGGAAGAATGGTCCGAGGCCGAGTCGAAGTTTGCGGATTTTTCCATCGAATGCCCCTAG